A single region of the Salvia miltiorrhiza cultivar Shanhuang (shh) chromosome 8, IMPLAD_Smil_shh, whole genome shotgun sequence genome encodes:
- the LOC130999778 gene encoding uncharacterized protein LOC130999778, with translation MARFQVAPTFIAQSVVELYPACKDLFLHVKSQGRDIKKLENRLSELIALMASIMSRKDEIERCLRNSVLSKKTKEFEMLVTIIADIDGKCTKFINKYTKITRRGLCSSADARSIIQELKNLRSRVLTCNFLKLAKLSRDVAKMVAQACVVLERLNPEHMICKRLELNQEKFDVDGDDLAFYNAYVDEVLKHLCENGSKVGILGGSSMGKTIVLRKLFNRLIELKSSFSGSDEGLELDFIIWLEYPQEVEGEAEVVEKLQNEVMGQLSLDHEATMSAHMNGDRISVFLRHKKYILLMDKVLRNVDLGRVGLREHHEYKKLVVSSSDRSVTSLLVESVFEI, from the coding sequence ATGGCACGTTTCCAAGTCGCCCCAACATTCATAGCCCAATCCGTGGTTGAACTCTACCCTGCATGCAAGGATTTGTTCTTGCACGTTAAATCTCAAGGAAGAGACATCAAGAAATTGGAAAACAGATTAAGTGAGCTCATAGCTCTCATGGCGTCGATAATGTCGAGGAAAGACGAAATCGAGCGATGTCTGAGAAATTCAGTCCTCTCAAAGAAGACCAAAGAGTTCGAAATGCTCGTGACAATCATCGCGGATATCGATGGCAAGTGCACCAAGTTCATCAACAAGTACACGAAGATCACCCGCCGCGGCCTCTGCTCATCAGCAGACGCGCGCAGCATAATTCAAGAGCTCAAGAATTTGAGGTCGAGAGTGTTGACGTGCAATTTCTTGAAGCTTGCAAAGCTTAGTAGAGATGTTGCCAAGATGGTTGCACAAGCTTGTGTGGTTTTAGAGAGGTTGAATCCGGAGCACATGATTTGCAAGAGATTGGAGTTGAATCAAGAGAAGTTTGATGTTGATGGTGATGATCTTGCATTTTACAATGCATATGTTGATGAGGTTTTGAAGCATCTATGTGAAAATGGGAGCAAAGTTGGGATTTTGGGAGGATCATCAATGGGGAAAACAATTGTGTTGAGGAAGTTGTTTAATCGACTTATTGAACTTAAGTCGTCGTTTTCGGGCTCCGACGAGGGTTTGGAGTTGGATTTTATTATCTGGTTGGAGTATCCGCAAGAGGTCGAGGGAGAGGCCGAGGTCGTCGAGAAGCTACAGAATGAGGTCATGGGGCAACTGAGTCTAGATCACGAGGCTACGATGAGTGCCCACATGAATGGAGATAGAATTTCCGTGTTTCTTCGTCACAAGAAATATATTTTGCTCATGGATAAGGTCTTGAGAAATGTCGATTTGGGTAGGGTCGGGTTGCGAGAGCACCACGAGTATAAAAAACTCGTGGTGTCTTCTAGTGACAGGAGTGTCACGAGTTTGTTGGTTGAGTCTGTATTTGAAATTTGA
- the LOC130997015 gene encoding probable disease resistance protein At4g27220: protein MISPTSERSGGGGETREAVESPHVHDVVTSQVQEYENKWDAPKVLGVVTSQIQEHENKSKEPKYEKMTSNPPEVSKHQQDQSVDDIGFARVGESELGMTFKFVLSMSESEGLNIRLQTLSMSSRQTQETALNLGTAMDNYRLFSATREVAVLDKNGVIVNRNGSKQPREMPTAEEWGEARVVNLIERKNMLLNDEAPNCPNLLILFLQRNSRLTRIPSSFFDEMPRLNFLDLSYTRIKTLPGSLFKLKNLQILLLRSCVCLDTLSAEVGNLTNLEVLDLLGTDLPNLPKEVGGLTKLRHLQMSFYQPDCGSSESELVSISELQALQGLSISVHPKDQHWARIVGDVIEQVVKLKKLSYLQFYFPSVEALVRFSRASLPLRRFSFVVGQNIKRIISRVPEEVETEYEKYDQCLRLVNSGNKAPGLIKGILESVTAFYLDHQVEIQSLSELGVSSFVGLKFCVLRECPNMQVVIIGEKRDASFFPKLEYLGLHYLWKLEKIWGDDPTPGSYGALKYLRISTCGKLEYVASHSVLQCLSNLETFIVEDCQSLKSIVKEDATVKGAAAALLPRLKTMLLRHLPELVALGRGLFHAKEVIKVQCCPKFITSEGPSRIRELKKKLSSFSFRDISPSVPLPRSRGFHGSSFGGSNRFGIADSRSRKYGTETGSDDRSHSSRFTVPNRSKQFFQWSNFTDLSIVIKHISMYACVLNEAIIVHLEIV from the exons ATGATTAGCCCCACTTCAGAAAggtccggcggcggcggtgaaacTCGTGAGGCTGTCGAATCTCCTCACGTGCATGATGTTGTGACTTCGCAAGTCCAAGAATATGAGAACAAATGGGATGCACCAAAAGTGCTCGGTGTTGTGACTTCACAAATCCAAGAACATGAGAACAAATCGAAAGAACCAAAATATGAAAAGATGACATCGAATCCACCAGAGGTGAGCAAACACCAGCAAGATCAAAGTGTTGATGATATTGGCTTTGCACGTGTGGGCGAATCCGAATTAGGCATGACCTTTAAGTTCGTACTCAGCATGTCCGAGTCCGAGGGCCTAAATATCAGACTGCAGACGCTAAGCATGTCGTCCAGACAAACGCAAGAGACGGCGTTAAATTTGGGCACTGCCATGGACAACTACCGCTTGTTCTCCGCTACGAGAGAGGTGGCGGTGTTGGATAAAAATGGTGTAATTGTGAACAGAAACGGTTCGAAGCAGCCGAGAGAGATGCCGACAGCCGAAGAATGGGGCGAAGCTCGTGTCGTGAATCTGATTGAGAGAAAAAACATGTTGCTGAACGATGAGGCACCAAATTGCCCTAATCTTTTGATCTTGTTCCTACAAAGAAACAGCCGCTTAACTCGTATCCCTTCCTCGTTTTTTGACGAAATGCCCCGTCTCAATTTCCTCGACCTATCATATACCAGAATCAAGACCTTGCCTGGTTCGCTCTTCAAGCTGAAAAACCTCCAAATTCTCCTTCTTCGCAGCTGCGTCTGCCTCGACACCCTCTCCGCCGAGGTCGGGAATCTCACGAACCTAGAAGTGCTCGATCTTTTAGGAACGGATCTCCCGAACCTCCCCAAAGAGGTTGGCGGATTAACAAAACTACGCCACTTGCAGATGTCGTTTTATCAGCCCGACTGCGGTAGCTCTGAATCCGAGCTGGTTTCGATATCTGAACTGCAGGCTCTGCAAGGGCTGAGCATATCCGTGCACCCGAAGGATCAGCATTGGGCGAGAATCGTCGGGGACGTGATCGAGCAAGTTGTGAAGCTGAAGAAGCTGAGCTATCTCCAGTTCTACTTCCCGAGCGTGGAGGCGCTCGTTCGATTCAGCCGAGCGAGCCTTCCGTTGAGGCGATTCAGCTTCGTCGTCGGCCAAAACATTAAACGGATCATATCTCGTGTTCCTGAGGAGGTTGAGACCGAGTACGAAAAGTATGATCAGTGCTTGAGATTGGTGAACAGTGGCAACAAAGCACCTGGATTGATCAAGGGGATTCTCGAATCCGTCACGGCTTTTTACTTGGACCATCAAGTGGAGATCCAGAGCTTGTCGGAATTAGGCGTTTCTAGCTTCGTGGGGCTCAAGTTCTGCGTGTTGAGAGAGTGCCCTAATATGCAGGTCGTGATCATCGGAGAGAAGAGAGATGCGAGTTTTTTCCCGAAACTCGAGTATTTAGGGTTGCATTATCTGTGGAAGCTGGAGAAGATCTGGGGGGATGATCCGACGCCAGGAAGCTATGGAGCGCTTAAATATCTGAGGATAAGCACGTGCGGGAAGCTGGAATACGTTGCGTCTCATTCTGTGCTTCAATGTCTCTCTAATTTGGAGACGTTCATCGTTGAAGACTGTCAATCGCTTAAATCCATTGTTAAAGAGGATGCGACGGTGAAgggtgccgccgccgccttgcTTCCTCGATTGAAGACGATGCTGCTTCGCCACTTGCCTGAGTTGGTAGCTCTGGGAAGAGGCTTGTTTCATGCGAAAGAGGTCATCAAAGTTCAGTGTTGTCCCAAATTCATCACGAGTGAAGGCCCCAGCAGGATTAGGGAGTTGAAGAAGAAACTTTCGAGTTTTTCATTTAGGGATATTTCACCATCTGTGCCTCTGCCCAGATCTAGAGGCTTTCATGGTTCCAGTTTCGGTGGTTCGAATCGGTTCGGAATCGCCGATTCACGATCCCGAAAATATGGAACTGAAACCGGCTCGGATGATCGGTCACACAGTTCACGGTTCACGGTTCCAAACCGATCGAAaca ATTTTTCCAATGGTCAAATTTTACAGACTTGAGTATCGTCATAAAGCATATTTCTATGTATGCTTGTGTGCTTAATGAAGCT ATAATCGTGCATCTTGAAATTGTTTAA